AAAAAGTTAGGAAAGCCAGTTTGTGCTCCGCTTTCTGCCCCAGAAAGGTCCCCAAATCCAAAAACCGTGAGATGACACTCTCCAGGAGAGGGGACCTCCTCACAGGAGGCCAGAAGTAATCCGTCCTGACAATGGGACGCCTGGCACTTTGCTGCCTTCCTGCACAAAGATCCACCTCCGAGCGCTCGCCATCAGGCAGTGACACTGGAGAACCCTTGCCTTGCGAGTTCTGGGCGGTGGTCACTCCAGGCAACGTGGCCTGGCCCTCCGTGGTGCTGCAGTCCTCCTCAGACGCTTCCAGAGTGTCTCAGCAGAAGTGAATTGCAAACGAGGCTAGGACTCCAGGAGTACACAGTGTGTTTCATGGGTGTTTAAGCAGAGGCATTAAGTGCTGTCGGAATCTCTGGAATGTGCAGTGCAGATTTATGTGTCTTAACAATTCTTTACTGGTTCGTAATAAGCCAGCGGACTCACACTTTATTTTAATACTAATTTTGTCCTAGAAGAAGGGAATACTGATGCATGACAAGAACAACACAACTAAGCTGGCATCTACTTAATAAGTGTAGCAGTGAATTGCCTCCGATACTGAAATATTTATCGAaactgagaagggaaaaaaaagaaaaggggaaaaaaaaaccttaaaaaatgacCCTCACCAGGGTGTTGCCACATCTTTAACAGTGGGCAATGCAGTGCCTTGAGGTGTCTCAAACTGTCTTTCATTTTCTAGACTTAATGGCTGATTGCAGAAATCAATGTTGCCATTAGTAACAGGGTATTTGTTATGGCATGATTTCCTCTGTTGTTAGGCTGCAGAATGATTACAGTATTAGTGAGATGCTTTCTTTATAAAGGGCTAGAGATATAACTTTCAATTTACTATCCATTAGTAAGGGGCTTTGGAAATATGGATGAAGGCAACAAGCTTACCTGCTGTTAGGTAGTGATTTTAATTTAGCTGTCTTAGGagagtgggatttttttttcttttttttttcccccctcaaactGGGCCAGGAAGCTTCAGCATTTCACAGACATTTTGATGACAGATTTTCTGCTTTGCTATTTTAGACCCCAGAGCTGTATCGCCCGTGTAACACAGTACAATTTAAGACATGAAGTTGCGCATCTGTGTTGCAAACCTCTGTGCTTTTCCAAACCATCAGAGGAGAATGGTGTGGTTCTTCAGGTTATACACACATGACAGGTGAAGCAAGCTGTACTTTTGGAAGGGGACTGGAGACAGGTTAGGTCTAAGAAGAGATAGTGAAAGGCCCAAATGAGACAATTATGGGCATACAGTTGGGGGGATAGATCGTGAAGGTCTGAACTTACACAATCACATCAATGGATGGAGCCAAACGGCAGCTCCTGGGTTCCTGAGGTGATGGCAGATGGGGGTCAGGGAACAAAATGGGGCCAGGCAATCTTAGGGGCAAGAAAGGCTATGCCCGCTGGCAAACATACCAACTGGCCATCTCTCCACCACATGGGAGAAGGACTGACTTACTTTCCTGGTGCCAGGGCTCAAGGGAAGGTCACAGAGTTGAAATGACAGCCTTCTCTTAAGGCAGGGCCAACAGGCAAGGTCCACACAGCACCAGGACCACGCCACAGTGACCCCAGGGCTGACCCTGAAGGGCAGCAAGGCCCCCTCCCCACTGAGGCCAGCACAGAATCAGGCTCTGGGGTAGGGAGAGCCCTGGCTCCGGCCACTGTTCCCCATCTCCCCCAGCAACCTACCTGAGGAGGACGGCGAGGAAGGGTGCGGGCTGTCCTCCTGGGCGCTCCCGGTCTGCGAGAGCCCGCCTCCAACCCCGCTCTCCTCGGTGACGTTGGAGGAGCCGGGCGTGGTGGAGCGGCTCACCGACTGGGACTCCTGGTCGCTGCCCGAGCCGCGCCGCTCGTCGGGGCCCCCGTGCAGCCCGTCCTCGTCACCCTTGCGGTCCCTCTTGTGCACGCGGGAGTGCACGACCACCTGGTGGTAGGTGCGGAACACTCGGCCGCAGTCCGGGCACTCGGTGGGCTTCTCCTTCAGGCTCCCGGGACCCTGCAGGTTATACTCGAGAGCCTGGTTGAGCCCGTGTGACAAAAAATCCCGACTGCCTTCTAAAGGGTCGAGCTTATTTGGCAGGTCTCTCTGATTGCCCACTTTAGTGCTGTGAACCAAATCAGCAGGCATTTTCTGCTTGGAGCCATCTGCTCCCACTAACACGTACTCCCGCTTCTCCTTATCAAACAGAACTCCGGCGTTTGCCAAAGTGTCTTCGTGGTTGCGCTGTAGCTGGTGCTCTTTAGACAAGAAGCCGTGTTCCATGGCCATGCCCCTGGCCATGAGCTGCCAAGCCTGGTAGCTGTTCACGGGGTCCATCTCGGCAGCCTTGGCCGCCGCCTGCAACCGCTCAATGCAGCTGGATTTCAGCGGTGGCACCAGGTTGAGGCATCCCAGGAGGGAGTGCTTGTCGCCCTCGGGGACACCGTGGGCCATGCTGGAGATGGGGGTCAGCAGCTTCcccaccacctccttctccttcaggGGCAGCTCGCCTTTGCCGTAGAGCTGGCTGGGCTCGCTCAGGCTGGCTTTGTCTGCGGCCATGAAGCCGCTCTGCAGGCAGGAAAGATACCTGGAGTACAGGTTGGCATGGGCCTCTTGGGACATGCCGCCCATGGGCACAGGCACCTCGGGGTCGCTGGGGGACTTGTTCTTCACGGACAGCTTGTTGAGGTGGACCTTCATGTGGTTCTTCAGGAACCAGGGCTCTTTAAAGCGCCGGCCGCAGATCTGGCAGCAGTGCTCGAAGGAGTCCTTGTGCTTCCGCATGTGGCCCTTCAGGAACCACGCCTGGCTGAACACCTGCCCGCACACCTCGCAGCGGAACTCGTTGGCCGATTGCTCCCCGCCGCCGTTGGGGCCCTGGCCCTGGGCCGACTCGGCCGTGATGTGGGCCTTCTCCACGTGGCTTATAAGCTCCTCCTCCTGCGAGGCGGCGAAGTCGCACAGCGTGCACTTGTAGGGTTTGTGCAAGATGCGGATGTGGCGGTCTAGCTCCTCCCGCTTCTTGAACTTGCCCTTGCAGAAGGTGCAGCGGAAGCCAGCGGCGGGGGCCACCGCATCCTCTTGCACGCTAGCCGGCTTGGGCGAGGGCACCGGGTTGGCCACGTCGGGCAGGCTGTGgttggtgggcagggccaggttGCACGCGGCCAGAGGGGCCTGCTGGGCGTGCGCCAGGGGCTTCAGGTCAGGCCGGGGCTGAAGCAGGCTGCTCTTCATCTGCTTGTCCCGCAAGATGGCCCTCTCCTCCAGCTCGTGCAGCAGGCGGTTCTCCTCGCGCACCCGCCCGCGCCCCTTCCCCAGATTGCCCAGCTTGTGGGTCCGCAGGTGGATCTTGAGGTTCCCTTTCTGCGCCGCCCGGTGGTCGCAGTACGGGCACTTGAAGGGCTTCTCGCCGGTGTGAGTGCGCATGTGCAAGGAGAGGATGCTATTGAAGCGGAAGCGCTTTCCGCACAGCGGGCACGGGTACTTTCGGTTTTTACGGGCGTCGTCCTCGATGTCGCTCATCTGGGACATGATGCCCAGGTTCTGACCGTTGAGGAACTGCTGCAGATCCACCCGCCCGTTGAGGCTGGTGTCCACGTCCCGGCCCAGCTGGTTGGCCAGGAGCGCCATCTGACTGCCCATGGGCTGGCCACTCATGGGCACGTGGGCCTTCTCGTCAAGAGGCGCGGGGGTCTTCTCCTCGGGGTTGGGCCGCGGATGTAGCTCGGGGAAAGCATGGCTGAGCTGGGAGGTGATCTGGTGCAACTTCTGACTCATGGCATACTGGCCGTTGAGGACGGGGCCGCTCAGATGGGGCTCTGCTTCCGGCGCCGCCGAGGACACTCCAAGGCACAGACTGGCTTCTTCCATCcctgaaaataaagaaagagtTCAGATCTGTGCCAGGTACCGTGGCACAGTGAATCAACAGCATCAGCTGGTGGGGAATTTGCATTGCATGCCCTACCTACACATAATAATGCTAAGGAATTATagtcaaaaacaataataaaaaaatgaattattaaatgcCAATTATGCAATATGGCATTGCTCTTCCAATTTGTTTTGGCGATAGATCGTCTTCCTTGTATTTTCTATTTACAGACTGCAATTATTCATTCACGtttaaattattaatgttttACCACTTTCAACACCTAATAACAAATCAGGGGTCTACGTGTTAAACGTTTCCTCCTCTCCCCCCTTTAGCACCTGCACCTGTTGGTTCAGTTCAGAGTTTGTCAAGGAGCAGAATGGCTTTAACTGAAACACCAAACTGACTCACTTGTAACTTTTGTTTCTGGTTACTATATTCCATACGTTCGCCAGTCGGAGATGAAAGAGATTATTTTATGATTTGGCGAAAAAAATCCAACCCAATGGCACGATATTTACTGGTACATAATAAAACAAGATAAtgttttgggaaaaaataaagtaaaggaCAGGCTTTAGAACAATAAAAGGGATTTTGCTTTAGTCAACAAAAAGTGCAGTAATATCTCATTAAGCTGATTAGTATGCTGCTTAGAAACAGTACTAGGTGCTGTAACACATGATTATAATCATAAAAATCCTTCAGTGTTTGCAAGGAAGCATTAACGAGGTATATTAAATTTTAAGGAGACTGCGAGTAGCGGCTTTGCAAACCTTAGAGATTAAGATTTAACCCTTCTGTTACGAAACACTGTTATTTTGTTATTTGGTAACCGTGCCCATCAAAAGAAGTATAAATTATCTCGTGATGGAATCATAGTGGATTGTTGAGACTGCTCAAATTTGGGTAGGGGGTAAAGACTTACACTGCAGAGTGGGCTTACCCTGTCCTTCAACTGGCAAGATATCTGCAGCAGAGACTTTGATTGGGCTTAAAGAGATCTTTTATAGAACTGGATAAAAACCAATTAAAATCCAGGGACGATGCCATAGGAAGTCTCAACCAAGTTTGAGTGTTTTTAATAACTTTCCCAATATACAGTAATGAGTACAAATTGTACCTGCAGTATGTGTTTTGCAGAAAATTAGAACTCAAAGCTGTTTGTTAAACACTAACACTCAAAGCAGGTCTGCATAATTGTCTTTAATAGTCCTCTCTGCCCCTCTCCAGCCTATGCAGAATTGCTAAAGCCAGATCATTCTGGGATGGGGCAGAAGGAATAATCCCCTCTATATCAGAGCATGTGGGGAGCTCAACTTTGAAAGGCAATGAATCCATGCCTGGGGTCCTTCTATTTCCAGATCTGTCTTCCACTTGAAGGAGTCCAAATTTGTTTCCTGCCACTGGAACAGTTAGTGCACATCCATCCCCTTTGTATCCCAATGTTTAGATGTGTTGGCCAGCCAGGTGGTTCAGGAGTACGGCTTAACCCCAGCCAGGACTGATTCCTGGGCCAAGCAGTTCCCCAGGGGAACGTGTGGGGACAGAGCTCAACTGTGGAGGAAGCACATTCAGCCCTGGTGGGGTCGGCTGCCTACTGGGCTTCCAGCCAGGCAGACTGTGTGTGGATGGAGGTTCTCCAACAGGAGACCTGACTTCCTTGGCAAGAGGACAGAGGCTGTGAGTCTGTCTTGcaagagaggagaagaaaaagacatgATGTTTATTTCCAGGAGGGAGAGAAACTGCAACCATGGTGCAGGGTTAACTATCCATGAACAactacacacactcacacacacagacaagcaCATGGTCACTTGGAGTAAAAGAATGCTTTCAATTTGTCTCTGGTGGCAGTCtgtattcaaaaaataaaataaaaagaagaaaggaaggaaggaagaaagaaagaaagaaaaaagctcatTTTAGAGCCTGGTCAGAAAGGAGTAATTTCTCATGGAGATTCTTGCATTCATTCAGTAGACTTGCTGAGTTTccaccatgtgccaggccctgtcttTGGCACTGAAGATGCACTAGTGGATAAGACTGGCCAGCCCCAGCATTCACGGCACCTGCTGACCAGCAAGGAGGAGCAGGCCCAGTGTGAGAAGTTGCTGGAGCGGGACTGGGGCCGAGAAGGGCCCTGTCTAGAGCCATTTTACCACCTTTAAGCCCCATCCAGCTGCTCTGGCTCCTCTCCTGAGCAAACACGGATCATAACCCCAAAGCCACTTGGGAGTGCTCAAAATTCCACCCAACAGCTCTGGGGAAGTTTGGAAAGTCCGAAGCCAACACGGATGGCCCACTGCCAAAAGCTGCCCAGTTGGCCTGCTCAGAAGACATGAATCCAGGAAGATGGGCTATTTTCAGGTTACTGCTGCTGAGCTGACGCCAGTtaagcaggagggagaggaggctgaATGTGCAATACAGCAAGACTGCACATCAGGTTGGATGAGCAGCATCAAGTTGAAGAccacatcccccacccccagtcatgCTGTACACATAACAGCTCAACTTGCCAAATAATGAACTTGAGGAGTTTTCAAGTTAGGTTTGAATATGGAATTCTTTTATTATGCtcaattattttttcccccacagtcaaCAAAGCTTTTTTTAAACACCCTTTAAGCAACCAGTCTTCAGGTGCCATTGTTGACCACAGAATATTCCAGAATATGCTGAGGCACCAGCGGCTCCGTCCCCTCATGCAGGTCGCAACTACATATCCCCTTCTCACAAAGGCCCTCCATGTCCACCTTGACACAGAAAACTTAAGCCCCAAAGCCTTTCTCTACCCCATTATCTTACTTTCTTCTTCAGGGCACTTATCACAGGAGAGGGTGCAGTTTTCTTATGGACCCTCTTGCAGATGTGCAGGCAGGATCATGTCTCCCTTGGTCACAAAAAAAGCCTCAGGGCCTAGAGCAGAGCTGTATTATTCTAAGTTCAGATCGTTATAACTGAATGGATGATGATTGAACAGACCCTATAAACACAGCCCATAAACGAAGGCTAGCCTGTAGTAGAAACACTTTCACTCCAACTTCATGGAAATCAAATTCAGCTTTTGCACAAGTCCTTGAACATCCAAAAATCTGAATCTGTCAGAGTCAGAAAGGTCCTGGGTTTCTACCCAGAATCTGGTGGTCTAGAAGTAGCCAAGGGAGAACCATGCCTCTCCACCAGCATTTTCACTGTAAGTACTCATGGTGGCCATCTGGGCTTGGATCACCTCTGACCCCAGCTGCTGGCACTAGGAGACAGAGAGCAATTAAGTCCTTCAGAACTTGATCATCCATCCTGGGATCCATGGGAGAACCCAGAATTTCAGCAGAGCTGGAGGAGATGCTCTGAGGATTACGGCCCTCAGCCCCTCTAATGAGCCCCAGCAAAGACTGTGCTGAGCCCCACTGTGTGGCAGGGTCAGACATCATCTCAGAATGCTCTGTGAGACCTGACACCCTGTGATTCCATGAGCAGGTGCAGGCGCAGCCATGGGTCAGTCACAACCAATGCCAGCCGATAGACTCAGAGCAAGCAAGGGGAGTGTGAGTTCTTGGAAAGAGCAAGGGGTAATTGGTGTGTTGTCCCTGGGCCAAAGCAGCCGAGGCAGGACGAGCTGGCCCCAGGCCCAGCCTGAGACTCACAAAACCTGGGTCAGCCCCAATTTCTCCAGCCTTGACACTTCACCCATCCGGAATTCCCTTACCCCTTATCTCACTTATTCAGTAAATGCTTGCCCGGGGCCTTTATGTAACCGCCCTCAAGGGCTTCTGGGTCAAAGGGGCGAGTGCAGGCAAAGCCACCAGTAAGGGTGAAGCAATGAAAAGGCCCCAGAGAGACTGAATTCAAAGTTGAGAGAAAGGAGAAACCATTGCAATCGAggtatataggtgtgtgtgtgtgtgtgtacaggaaTATGactgtgttgggggaggggcagcaaGCCCCTAAGTGAATTTCCTCTAGCAAGAAATACAAGAAATCCCTGGGAAACGAAGGGATCACTTATCCTACTGATAAAGGGTTGGATCCAACGCAGCCCTAAGATCTcagaggctgggaggtggggctgcCTCCAGGGGCTCGTGGTTCTGGGAGAAGGTGGCATTTCTCCTTTTCCCCAGCCCTCAGGGAGCAAGCACAGGGAGAACACCTTCCATGTGGGACCACAGTGCTTCCTCGCAGAACTGTATGCCAGTGTCCCTGGCAGACACTCTCCTGTCCTGACAAAGGCGGCAGACACACATATCCACAGGCAACACCGCCCCACATGGTCCCTAAAAACCTGGGAGCACTTTACACCAACCCATCCTTCACTCGCCAGCCTGGCTCTGGAGCCGTCACCCTATGTTCCAGCCATTGCGGGACCCACACTAAGAAGCCAGGAGCCAGTGCAGGGTAGGCCATGATCCTGGGCTGAAGGCAACTGGGCAGCTGGGACCGTCTGAGGAACCTATACAATAACCCATCTAACCCTCTCACCTCGGTAGGAAAACGCTTAGCAAAATCAAAAAGCAGTAAACAAACTGCTAAACATGGAGGACAGCTCACCCGGCCACCAGCTCGTGGCCCCAGCCTAAAGCATAGCAGGAAGATCAATAAACCCTGGTTGACTAATGGAAGGAACCAAACGGTACAGAATTTACTGAACTGTGGACAGGCAGCCAGATCCGAGGCTGGGAAGGGGACGCAGTGAACTGTCGATTCGTGTGTCAGCCCTCCAACATGGAAACACTGCACATCCCACCTTAGTCCCAATCTATCCTGAGCCCAGGGTCATGGTGGGGCATAGGGGCGCTCAACCTTACTGTCCATATTAAGGAAGACCCAGGCCCGGGCCTGAGTCCTGGCCACCATGGCATTCCTCACCTGGAAATGCCAGACCCACCTCTGAACACAGGCAGGGGCCCCAGCTGAAAGCCTCTGAACGCTAGAGGGTTTCTATTTAAGCTCTGCAATTTCATGATGAGGGTATTCTCAGCATATGAAACCCACCACTGGATGCACAGATTATCAAAATGCATTCTGTCTCCTCACCCCCATCATTGCAGGTACCATAAGCCATTCAGCTGCCTTTGATGGTGCTAATAGTTattttgattttgcatttctgCCTTCAAGACTATTTCCTGTGATATCAATGACAAAAGTTTTCACTTAACTCTTCCAATAGAAAACCTAATTGTATCTTTCACTCAGAATGAAATTTGAAACTATCAGGACACCAGAAATGCCAGCTGCTAGGAGTCTAAATAAATTTTACACAAAAACACAGTTTCATTTTGctaccacaggaaaaaaaaaaaaaaagtaatcttaTGAATAGCCCAAAAAATATAGATCTTGCCAGTAAGTTGCATGAAGGAGTTTTATCCTTATACCATGAAAAAGAATAGCTGGGAAATAAAATGACTTTCAAAATAACCATTtcaactggatttttaaaaatcaaatattgttGTCTAGCCAAGCACAACTAAATATTCCCTTTTTTATCAATGAGGTAAAGGCACTGCCTCAGAAACCTTGCAGGAGACCAGCACCCCCAGAGGCTGGGCAAGAGGTGGGGGGCTTGGGTTCACAACAAGGGTTGCAAACACCATTGTGGGGTTTACCCCCTAATCATGTCACAGTAGGCAGTTCTGGCAGTAGGTGGACCTGTTTCCTGGGGGGCACAAATGACCCTTGGCCCTTCCCCACAATGCACCTTGCTTTCTTAACACTTGAGATAAGCAGTAATTAAGACAACTTCCCCTAGAATACAATGGCTTCTTATTAAATACCATTTTCCCAATTGTTGTAGCTCAAACTGTTTAACCAAGGTTGTTATAAGCATAATACACTCCTGTTCTGAGATACAGAACACCAGACTACTGAACCTTTTCAGGGTCATTAAACAGCTGTAAacattattacaaaaataaaccaGAGATTTCATGCTTACATTTTGGCCTAGAGCTTGCGATGCTGAGCAAGTACATTTTTTCATCTCTTACAATCAACGCTGGTGACATTTGGGCATCCAAACAAATTACATCACAAACATTACTGAGGTGGGCAGGATACTGAGCGGTTTATTTGCCAGATGATTAATAGATAAACAGGAGGGCAGCACGGGTGACCTGCTCTGTTTTGACTGATGTGTAGACAACGCTATGAGACAGGGCCAGAAACAGTTAAATCTTTGCTGAATTTATTAATGAGAATATGATATTCCAATAGGGCTGCAGAGTATGGCGACTGTGTAACCAGGAGAGTCAAGTTGGAGAGCGTGGTCAAACTCCCCAACCTTCCCTTCTGGGTGGAATGCTGGCCAAAGTGTCAGGGTGGTCTCTGTCTGTAAAGGGGAGCAGGACTCAGTTGAACTGAGTGGTCCCACAGAAGCCCAGGCAGTTTCAGTAGTGGTGGGACAAAAGTTGGGGgacttagaagaagaagaagaaagtaacTTCTCTTTGAAGACTTTGGATGATTTCAAAATTCTCAAAGGCCAAGAGGTCTCTCCAGCATGTTGGCTTTTGGACAGGTTGAAACTAGCCCAGAACTGAAGACAGATAATGAACACATCAGATGCGAAAGGAAAACATCCACCAAGAGTTCTCCTGGTCCTCTTCTCTGGTAGAGCAGACTTCTGTCAGTAGTTCCTGGCTTACTATCTGCCCACCCCACACAAAGCTAGGCAAACAGGGGATGGAATTAACCTCGTGTGGGGTAGTTGTTAAGACTGTGGACTTGTCAGGCAGCGAGAGCTCTCAAAGAAAATAGCACTAATTGTCATCATCACCATCGTCACTGCAGCCACCACTCATCATCACCATTCACATCAGCCACAGAAGCCAAATCCTTATCATCTTCTTCATACTCATCATCGTTCTCCTCTTCGTGGCAGCA
The nucleotide sequence above comes from Bos indicus x Bos taurus breed Angus x Brahman F1 hybrid chromosome 18, Bos_hybrid_MaternalHap_v2.0, whole genome shotgun sequence. Encoded proteins:
- the ZNF536 gene encoding zinc finger protein 536 isoform X4; the protein is MEEASLCLGVSSAAPEAEPHLSGPVLNGQYAMSQKLHQITSQLSHAFPELHPRPNPEEKTPAPLDEKAHVPMSGQPMGSQMALLANQLGRDVDTSLNGRVDLQQFLNGQNLGIMSQMSDIEDDARKNRKYPCPLCGKRFRFNSILSLHMRTHTGEKPFKCPYCDHRAAQKGNLKIHLRTHKLGNLGKGRGRVREENRLLHELEERAILRDKQMKSSLLQPRPDLKPLAHAQQAPLAACNLALPTNHSLPDVANPVPSPKPASVQEDAVAPAAGFRCTFCKGKFKKREELDRHIRILHKPYKCTLCDFAASQEEELISHVEKAHITAESAQGQGPNGGGEQSANEFRCEVCGQVFSQAWFLKGHMRKHKDSFEHCCQICGRRFKEPWFLKNHMKVHLNKLSVKNKSPSDPEVPVPMGGMSQEAHANLYSRYLSCLQSGFMAADKASLSEPSQLYGKGELPLKEKEVVGKLLTPISSMAHGVPEGDKHSLLGCLNLVPPLKSSCIERLQAAAKAAEMDPVNSYQAWQLMARGMAMEHGFLSKEHQLQRNHEDTLANAGVLFDKEKREYVLVGADGSKQKMPADLVHSTKVGNQRDLPNKLDPLEGSRDFLSHGLNQALEYNLQGPGSLKEKPTECPDCGRVFRTYHQVVVHSRVHKRDRKGDEDGLHGGPDERRGSGSDQESQSVSRSTTPGSSNVTEESGVGGGLSQTGSAQEDSPHPSSPSSSDIGEEAGRSAGVQQPALLRDRSLGSAMKDCPYCGKTFRTSHHLKVHLRIHTACVHTITSGRKGGDLYPQGEKPYKCPHCDYAGTQSASLKYHLERHHRERQNGAGPLSGQPPSQDHRDELSNKAALFIRPDILRGAFKGLPGIDFRGGPASQQWTSGVLSSGDHTGQASGMSSEAPSDTLKGTDLPSKSTHFSEIGRAYQSIVNNGVNFQGSLQAFMDSFVLSSLKKEKDLKDKALSDPPSMKVHGVDGGEEKVGGKVAPRKSEKSQYEPLDLSVRPDAASLPGSSVTVQDSIAWHGCLFCAFTTSSMELMALHLQANHLGKAKRKDNTIGVTVNCKDQAREASKAALLPSVQSNKEMALSTMMGPLDSASEKMAQGQVKETLGEQKGGPWPSHVDPSFCSFPSDFYKQFSVYPGLLGSGAASSCPNREPDGKAHSEDDAPILIPETTNKNTTDDLSDIASSEDMDSSKGENNEEEDIDTEPEVMSKPPALSKDGGGDSGDGLLPTGAPQPVQGLVSPLPQASEKQWHSPGLLPAQDPTAGLPKPERGPQGLEKPMNVLSVLRAYSSDGLAAFNGLANSTANSGCIKRPDLCG